Part of the Desulfolutivibrio sulfoxidireducens genome is shown below.
GCTCCAGACTCCTTGAGGATGCCGGCGAAGCGGGCCAGCAGCGCGTCCGAGGCCGCGGTCAGCCCCTCGCCGGACGGATCGGCCCGCAGCAGGGCCTGGATGTGATCCTTGGCCTGAAGGGTCAGGGCCAAGAGTTCCTTGGTCAGCGGCAGATCGCCGCTACGGACCCGGTCGAAGGCGGTCTCCAGGTCATGGGCGAACCGGGCGATCTCGGTGAACCCGAACATGGCCCCGGAGCCCTTGATGGTGTGCAGGTTGCGGAAGACCCGGGCCACGGAGTGGACGTCCCCGGGATCGGCGTCGAGTTCGAGCAGGGCCTCTTCCAGATTCGCGAGCAGCTCGCGGGCCTCGTCCAGAAAGGTCTGGACCGGATCATCTTGCATCCGGCCGCCTCCTTGCCCCGGGCTCATGCCCCGGCCCCCGCCGAGGGGCACAGTTCGGCCAGGCCCATCCAGTCGGCCGCGAACGCCAGATGTCCCGGCAGATCGGGCAAAAGGACCAACTCCACGCCTTTTTGGGCAAAGGCCTGGCGAGCGGCGAGCAGGAGTTCGAAAAACGACAGGTCCGCCTTGTCGATGCCGCGAAAACTCACCCGCGTGGGTTCGCCCCGGGCCAGGGCATCCAGAAACAGGTCCTTGAGGACCCGGGCCGCGGCCACAGTGCAATCCCCGTCAAGATCGATGCGCATAACAGGTCCTCCCTCACCCGGCCTCAGGCGGCCGGAGCCCGGACGTCGTCGCCGGAAGTCGCGTCCGCGCCCGGATCGTCAGCCGACTGCGTTCCCAGTCCGTCCAGGGTCAGGATCTCCTCCGTGGTGAAGACCTTCTCGGCGTCGAGGATCAAAAGAAACCGCTCGGCGTGGCGGGCGATGCCCCTGATGAAATCGGCCTTGACCCCGGCGCCCATACGCGGCGGCGGATCGATGCTGGTCGATTCGATCTCCAGCACCTCCCGGACCGAATCGGCGATGGCCCCGATGGCCGCGCTCTTGTCGCCCCGGGCGATTTCCAGGATGACGATGCGGGTATTGAGGGTTTGTTCGGCCGCGGGCATGCCGAATTTGAGGCGCAGGTCCACCACGGGCACGGCGCTGCCGCGCACGTTGACCACCCCGCGCATGTATTCCGGGGTTTGCGGGATGCGCGTGATCTCGGTCATATCCAGGATCTCGCGCACGGAATAAATGTCCAGGGCAAAATGCTCCTTATCCAAATTCAGCGTCAAAAACCGCTCGGTTCCGCCGCGTTGCTCGTCGTTCATGGCCTTTCCTCCGATTTGCGAATGAACATTGAAATCCCGGCCGGCCCGGCCCCGCCGCCCGCCGCGGCGGGGCCGGCGGCGCGAGGGGGGGTGTCCCGGCCGCCGCCATGGGACGCGCCGCGCATGACGGCGACATCCCACAGCGCGGCTAATACCGGTCGAAGGCCTGATCGTCGGCGTCCCCCCCCTTCGGGGACAGACGCAGCTTGATGGATGGCTTGGCGGTCGCGGGCTTTTTTACCGGGGGGTTGACCTTGGGCCTGGCCGCCGTGGCCTGGGGAATGGCCTTCACGGTCCGGGTCGCATGCATGGTGTCGGTGGTGAAAAAGGAGATGGAGGCCTGAAGCTGCTCGGCCTGGGCCGAGAGCTCCTCGGAGGTGGAGGCCAGTTCCTCGGACGCGGCGGCGTTTTGCTGGATGACCTGATCGAGCTGCTGCAGGGCCTTGTTGACCTGGGTGGCCCCGGAACTTTGTTCCTGGCTGGCGGCGGCGATCTCCTGGACCAGGTCGGCGGTCTTTTGAATGTCCGGCACCAGCTTCTCGAGGAGGGTCCCGGCCCGTTCGGCCACGGACGTGGAATCGGCCGAGAGCTTGTTGATCTCGGCGGCCGCGCCCTGGCTGCGTTCGGCCAGCTTGCGGACCTCGGAGGCCACCACGGCGAAGCCCTTGCCGTGTTCGCCGGCCCGGGCGGCCTCCACGGCGGCGTTCAAGGCCAGAAGGTCGGTCTGGCGGGCGATTTCCTCGATGATGGAGATCTTTCCGGCGATGTCCTTCATGGCCGCCACGGTCCTGGTCACGGCCTCACCGGACTCCTTGGCGTCATTTGCGGCCTTGGCGGCGATGGATTCGGTCTGGCGGGCGTTGTCCGCATTCTGGTTGATGGAGGAGGACATCTGCTCCATGGACGAGGAGCATTCCTCCACGGCGGCGGCCTGTTCGGACGCGCCCTGGGACAGGGTTTCGGAACTGGCGCTCATCTCCTCGCTGCCCGTGGCCACGTTCTCGGCCCCGGCCTGGACCTCGCCCACGATCTCGGTCAGGCGCCGGATCATCTCGGCGATGGCGCGCATGAGCGTATCTTTTTCGGACCGTTCCTGGACGGCGATGCGCAAATCGCCCTCGGCCAGAAGCCCGAATTTGTGGGCCACGTCGCCCTCGGCCTCGGCCACGGCGCGCATGGCGTCGGCCAGGATCCCGACCTCGTCCTTCTGATCGATGGGGAGGTTGCCGCTTAGGTCGCCCCTGGACAGGGCCAGGCCGAAGTCGGCGCACTTCTTGATGCCCTTGGAGATCATGCGCGAGAGGACCACGCCAATAAGAAGGCCCACAAGCACGGCGAAACCCACGATGGCATACATTTCGGTGCGCGACTCCTCGTAAACCGCCGTGCTTTGCGCCAATTCCTCCTTGGCCATCACCCGGTTGGCCTGGGCCAGTTCCCCCAGAAGCTCATCCGGCGCGGCCCCGAGCTTGGCCGCGTCGCCCAGCATGTGGGCGATGGCCCCGTCCCGGTCCCCGGCCATGGCCATCTCCGGGATCTTTTTCGCGGACGCCCGGTAGGCCTCGAAGGCCGTCCGAAACTTGCCCAGGAGGTCCTTCTCCTTTTCCGTAAGTTGCCCGGCGGCATACTCGTCGAGGGACTTTTTCATTTTGACGACGTTCTCCTCGATGCGCGTGTTGTAGGCCTCCATTTCGGCATGATCCCGGGAAATGACCAGCCGGTAATGGTTTCTGGCGAACTTGATCAGTTCGATGTTGGCCTCGTCGATCTGAAGAATGGGGACGAGATTTTTATTGTAGAGGTCATCGAGCATGCCGCTTATCATGCCCATGTTGGTGACCCCGAGATAGCCGACCCCTCCCATGAGCAGAAGCAGCAGGATGTAGCTGGAAATGAGCTTGGTCCCGATCCTGA
Proteins encoded:
- a CDS encoding chemotaxis protein CheW; translation: MNDEQRGGTERFLTLNLDKEHFALDIYSVREILDMTEITRIPQTPEYMRGVVNVRGSAVPVVDLRLKFGMPAAEQTLNTRIVILEIARGDKSAAIGAIADSVREVLEIESTSIDPPPRMGAGVKADFIRGIARHAERFLLILDAEKVFTTEEILTLDGLGTQSADDPGADATSGDDVRAPAA
- a CDS encoding methyl-accepting chemotaxis protein, with translation MQWLNNLRIGTKLISSYILLLLLMGGVGYLGVTNMGMISGMLDDLYNKNLVPILQIDEANIELIKFARNHYRLVISRDHAEMEAYNTRIEENVVKMKKSLDEYAAGQLTEKEKDLLGKFRTAFEAYRASAKKIPEMAMAGDRDGAIAHMLGDAAKLGAAPDELLGELAQANRVMAKEELAQSTAVYEESRTEMYAIVGFAVLVGLLIGVVLSRMISKGIKKCADFGLALSRGDLSGNLPIDQKDEVGILADAMRAVAEAEGDVAHKFGLLAEGDLRIAVQERSEKDTLMRAIAEMIRRLTEIVGEVQAGAENVATGSEEMSASSETLSQGASEQAAAVEECSSSMEQMSSSINQNADNARQTESIAAKAANDAKESGEAVTRTVAAMKDIAGKISIIEEIARQTDLLALNAAVEAARAGEHGKGFAVVASEVRKLAERSQGAAAEINKLSADSTSVAERAGTLLEKLVPDIQKTADLVQEIAAASQEQSSGATQVNKALQQLDQVIQQNAAASEELASTSEELSAQAEQLQASISFFTTDTMHATRTVKAIPQATAARPKVNPPVKKPATAKPSIKLRLSPKGGDADDQAFDRY
- a CDS encoding STAS domain-containing protein gives rise to the protein MRIDLDGDCTVAAARVLKDLFLDALARGEPTRVSFRGIDKADLSFFELLLAARQAFAQKGVELVLLPDLPGHLAFAADWMGLAELCPSAGAGA